A DNA window from Hydrogenophaga taeniospiralis contains the following coding sequences:
- the coaE gene encoding dephospho-CoA kinase (Dephospho-CoA kinase (CoaE) performs the final step in coenzyme A biosynthesis.) has product MTARTILRLGLTGGIGSGKSTVAHLLKDRGASVIDADAISRACTLENGSAIPAIAQTFGQDFITPDGALDRPRMRDHVFTHPEARQALEAIVHPLVRAEIRRLAAASSSPCLVFDVPLLVESAEWRQQLDRVLVVDCSEETQIRRVTERNGWDRDTIEAVLRSQCPRAQRLLAADMVIFNDGYQIEPLRRLVGLLADEFGL; this is encoded by the coding sequence ATGACCGCGCGCACCATCCTGCGCCTGGGACTCACGGGAGGCATCGGCAGCGGCAAGAGCACCGTGGCCCACTTGCTGAAGGACCGGGGAGCCTCCGTGATCGATGCCGATGCCATTTCCCGTGCCTGCACGCTTGAAAATGGCTCGGCCATCCCCGCCATCGCTCAGACTTTCGGTCAGGATTTCATCACCCCGGATGGGGCACTGGATCGCCCACGCATGCGCGACCATGTGTTCACCCATCCCGAGGCCAGACAAGCCCTTGAGGCCATCGTCCACCCCTTGGTGCGAGCCGAAATCCGGCGACTGGCGGCCGCATCCAGCTCACCATGCCTGGTATTTGACGTGCCGCTGCTGGTCGAATCGGCGGAGTGGCGCCAGCAGCTAGACCGTGTGCTGGTGGTGGACTGTTCAGAGGAAACGCAAATCCGCCGCGTGACCGAACGCAATGGCTGGGACCGCGACACCATAGAAGCCGTCTTGCGCAGCCAGTGTCCGCGCGCACAGCGACTGCTGGCCGCCGATATGGTGATCTTCAACGATGGTTACCAGATCGAACCCTTGCGGCGTCTGGTTGGTCTGCTCGCCGATGAGTTCGGGCTATGA
- a CDS encoding DNA gyrase inhibitor YacG — protein MVNTAHEAPIKTVRCPGCGGPSVYGPSNRFRPFCCERCRNMDLGAWASERFKLPEQLPNTDPDFEQS, from the coding sequence ATGGTGAACACGGCCCACGAGGCCCCGATCAAGACCGTGCGTTGCCCTGGCTGTGGAGGACCCAGCGTGTACGGTCCGAGCAACCGGTTCCGCCCGTTCTGTTGTGAACGCTGCAGGAACATGGATTTGGGCGCCTGGGCCAGCGAACGCTTCAAACTGCCTGAGCAGTTGCCCAACACCGATCCGGATTTCGAACAGAGCTGA
- a CDS encoding prepilin peptidase has product MPDAGVLDAALLGVLGLLVGSFLNVVIHRLPKMMELRWTAECAELHPSSADPVQQAQSADPEPFNLLVPRSRCPHCGHTIRWFENIPVLSYLALRGKCRSCAAPISLRYPMVELVGAALFAWCGWNWGLTAEALAWCGFSAAVLALACIDWDTTLLPDDITLPLLWAGLCAAGLRLTDTALPDALWGAVAGYLSLWLVYWAFKLVTGKEGMGYGDFKLFAAFGAWFGWQALIPVILMASVVGAAVGITIKLLGQLREGGYVPFGPFLAVAGLTSMIFGPSAIVSFIGL; this is encoded by the coding sequence CGTCTGCCCAAGATGATGGAGCTGCGTTGGACGGCCGAATGCGCGGAGCTGCATCCCTCATCTGCGGACCCGGTGCAGCAGGCCCAGAGCGCTGACCCCGAGCCATTCAACCTGCTTGTTCCGCGCTCCCGTTGCCCGCACTGCGGTCACACGATCCGCTGGTTTGAGAACATCCCGGTGCTCAGCTACCTGGCATTGCGGGGCAAATGCCGAAGCTGTGCGGCCCCTATCAGCCTGCGGTATCCGATGGTGGAGCTGGTCGGCGCGGCATTGTTTGCATGGTGCGGCTGGAATTGGGGCCTGACCGCGGAGGCCCTGGCCTGGTGCGGCTTTTCGGCTGCCGTCCTCGCACTCGCCTGTATCGATTGGGACACCACCCTGCTGCCCGATGACATCACCCTGCCCCTGCTCTGGGCGGGCCTGTGCGCGGCAGGCCTGCGTCTGACCGACACCGCCCTGCCCGATGCCCTCTGGGGCGCAGTCGCTGGTTATCTCTCGCTGTGGCTGGTGTACTGGGCCTTCAAGCTGGTGACCGGCAAAGAAGGCATGGGCTATGGCGACTTCAAACTGTTCGCAGCCTTTGGCGCCTGGTTTGGCTGGCAAGCGCTGATCCCGGTCATTCTCATGGCGTCTGTCGTTGGTGCTGCGGTTGGCATAACCATCAAACTCCTGGGCCAATTGCGTGAAGGTGGCTATGTCCCTTTCGGTCCCTTCCTGGCAGTGGCGGGCCTGACTTCAATGATCTTTGGTCCGTCGGCCATCGTGTCCTTCATCGGCCTCTGA
- the zapD gene encoding cell division protein ZapD, whose amino-acid sequence MILYEYPLNERIRTYLRLEQLFRRLAELVPRSHALDHHYAIQTIFEIMDVASRADMKSDVLKDIERQKQQLNSYRGNPAIAEQVLDGVIAQLDGCFTRLNQLAGKTGQSLTENDWLMSIRSRIGIPGGTCEFDLPAYFDWQHHGTEQRQADLQRWSEPLAPLAESIVLLLKMLRDSGSPQKVVAPAGQFQQNLPQGRSFQLLRLRIDPSQGLIPEISGNRLMLSVRLMRQGDDDRLHPAQEDAAFELTLCA is encoded by the coding sequence GTGATCCTGTACGAATACCCTCTCAACGAACGCATACGAACCTACCTGCGGCTGGAGCAGTTGTTCCGCCGCCTGGCCGAGTTGGTACCACGCAGCCACGCGCTGGATCATCACTACGCCATCCAGACCATTTTCGAAATCATGGACGTCGCCTCACGCGCCGACATGAAGTCCGACGTGCTCAAGGACATCGAGCGGCAGAAACAGCAGCTCAACAGCTACCGGGGCAACCCGGCAATTGCGGAGCAGGTGCTGGACGGTGTCATTGCCCAGCTGGACGGTTGCTTCACCCGGCTCAACCAGCTCGCAGGCAAAACGGGCCAGTCTCTGACCGAGAACGACTGGCTCATGAGCATCCGCAGTCGCATCGGCATCCCCGGGGGGACCTGTGAGTTCGATTTGCCGGCCTACTTCGACTGGCAGCACCACGGCACGGAACAGCGCCAAGCCGATCTACAGCGCTGGTCCGAGCCGCTGGCACCGTTGGCCGAATCCATTGTGCTGCTCCTGAAGATGCTCAGAGACTCTGGATCACCGCAAAAAGTGGTGGCGCCGGCTGGTCAGTTCCAGCAGAACCTGCCGCAAGGTCGCAGCTTCCAATTGCTGCGTTTGCGCATCGATCCCTCGCAGGGTTTGATACCCGAAATCAGCGGCAACCGTTTGATGCTTTCAGTGCGGCTGATGCGCCAAGGGGATGACGACCGACTGCACCCGGCGCAGGAAGATGCCGCCTTCGAACTGACCCTCTGCGCTTGA
- a CDS encoding NUDIX domain-containing protein, with protein sequence MGDGVLVVDADRQRSDPEGRLVVEVAVGILISPTGEFLLTSRPEGKVYAGYWEFPGGKLEAGENVEQALRRELQEEIGVTIGIVHAWRESLVDYPHALVRLHFCKVFDWTGTLHMHEGQQFSWERLPVRCRPVLAGTVPVLEWLAAEQAV encoded by the coding sequence ATGGGTGATGGGGTTCTGGTGGTCGATGCCGACCGCCAGCGCAGCGATCCCGAGGGCCGGCTGGTGGTGGAGGTGGCGGTGGGGATCTTGATCAGCCCGACCGGTGAATTTCTGCTGACGTCCAGGCCCGAAGGCAAGGTCTATGCGGGCTATTGGGAGTTTCCGGGAGGCAAGCTCGAAGCCGGCGAGAATGTGGAGCAGGCCCTGCGGCGCGAGTTGCAGGAAGAAATCGGGGTGACGATAGGCATCGTGCACGCCTGGAGGGAATCGCTCGTGGACTATCCGCATGCTTTGGTGCGGTTGCATTTCTGCAAGGTGTTCGACTGGACAGGCACACTGCACATGCATGAGGGGCAGCAGTTCAGCTGGGAGCGTCTGCCGGTTCGCTGTCGTCCGGTGCTGGCCGGAACGGTGCCGGTTCTCGAATGGCTGGCCGCCGAACAGGCCGTTTGA